From Enhydrobacter sp., the proteins below share one genomic window:
- a CDS encoding DUF1761 domain-containing protein, which translates to MAFAGLNYLAILIATIAGFAFGAAYYMTLSRQWLAAVGKKKEELGGSPVPFIISFVALAVMAWVLAGTVGHLGPGQVTLKNGVITAFFLWLGFVATTVFVNNAYPGRKFALSAIDSIHWLGVLVIQGAIIGAMGV; encoded by the coding sequence ATGGCATTCGCCGGGCTCAACTATCTCGCGATCCTGATCGCCACCATCGCCGGCTTCGCCTTCGGCGCGGCCTACTACATGACGCTCTCCAGGCAGTGGCTCGCCGCCGTCGGCAAGAAGAAGGAAGAGCTCGGCGGCTCGCCGGTTCCCTTCATCATCAGCTTCGTCGCCCTTGCCGTCATGGCCTGGGTGCTGGCCGGCACGGTCGGCCATCTCGGTCCCGGCCAGGTGACGCTGAAGAACGGCGTGATCACCGCCTTCTTCTTGTGGCTGGGCTTCGTCGCCACGACGGTGTTCGTCAACAACGCCTATCCCGGCCGCAAGTTCGCCTTGTCCGCGATCGATAGCATCCATTGGCTGGGCGTGCTCGTTATCCAGGGTGCCATCATCGGCGCCATGGGGGTTTGA